The sequence below is a genomic window from Betaproteobacteria bacterium.
CTGCATGAATTCAAATGTCTATAATGAATGCATTGAGTGGGAAAACAAAAGGTGATTCCATGGCCATGCTGACAGTACGAAATTTACCCGAAGACGTGCACCGTGCCTTGAAGGTGCGCGCCGCACAGCACGGGCGCAGCACCGAGGCGGAGATTCGCGACATCCTGGAGAAAGCAGCGAAGCCGGAAGGTCGCTTGAAGCTTGGCTCGCTGCTGGCCTCCATCGCCCGTGAAGCCGGCGGGCTGACCGACGGCGAAGCCGAGCACTTCGACCAACTCCGCGACAAGACCCCGGCCGAGCCGATGAGGTTTGAGTGATCCTCATCGACACCAATGTGATTTCCGAGCTATGGAAGGTCGAGCCTTACCCGGCCGTGCTGGCCTGGATCGACGCGCAGGCGGTCGAAACTTTGTACCTGTCAGCCATCACCGTAGCCGAGCTGCGTTTCGGCGTGGCGACCATGCCAGAAGGCAAGCGGCGTTCGATCTATCAAGATCGTCTGGAGCGGGAGGTTTTGCCCGCCTTCACGGGTCGGGTGCTCCCCTTTGATCTGGAGGCGTCGCAAGCCTACGCGGAGCTCATGGCACGTGCGAAATCCGAAGGCAAGGCGATCGGCAAAGCAGACGGCTACATCGCCGCCACGGCTGCCGCCCGCGCCTTGACGGTCGCAACGCGGGACGTCGCGCCGTTCCAGGCGACCGGCCTAGCAGTAATCAATCCGTGGATGATGTGAAGCAACGCAAGAAATCGTGGTCTGTCCCCAATGCCGTTATGTCCCCAATGCCGTTAAGTTAAGGCCGGAATATGGTATAATTCTGACTGCAAAGTAATTATTATTCAATGGGATACATGAGAATGACTTTGCAACTTCCATGCCACACTGGTGGCCAAAATCAAGGCGGCCCTGACCTCTGACGAGTTCATCTCGGAACACCGGGCCAGTCCGAAAGACTTCACCCGTTGCCGCACGCTTACGTTCGCCACGCTGGTCAGCAGTCTGGCCCGCGGCATGACGCGAAGCCTGCAAGGCGAACTGGACGATTTTTTCGGCCGCCTCGCCAATCGGGCTCATCTGGTCCGAGCCGTCTCCAAAAGCGCTTTCTCCCAGGCCCGTCAGAAACTCTTGCCCTCGGCCTTTCGGGCTCTCAACGAGTTGTTGCTCAGCCAGTGGGAGCAGAGCGTCACCGTGCCTCGTTGGCACGGCTTCCGATTGTTGGCGGGCGATGCCACCACCCTGCGTCTGCCGACCTTGCCTGAGGTCATCGACGAGTTCGGTATGCATGGCGACCGCTGGGGTGGACAAACCCCCTTGGCCCAGGTCTTTGGCCTGATGGACGTGACCAGCGGCTTGCTCGTACACGGCGATCTGTGGGCATCGAGTACCCGGGAACGGGAGATGTTGGCGGACAGCTTGGCGCATGTGCGTGCTGATGATCTTTTGCTGCTGGACCGGGGGTTTCCGTCCTATTGGTTGTTTGCCTGGTTGATCGAACACCAGCGCCATTTCTGCATGCGGGTCCGCGATGGCGTCGCCGGCATGGCGCAATTCGCGGCCTTCTTCCAGTCGCGGGCGACGGAGGCTGTCATTCAGGTCGAGATGCCGGCCGCCGCTGTACGCAAGGCAGCTGCCCAGGGATTCGCGATCCGGGAACGTCGCTTTCCCGTGCGCTTGATTCGTGTGTGCCTGCCTTCGGGACAGGAGGAGTTCCTGGTCACTTCCTTGTTGGATAAAGCCGCCTTCCCTGCCAGCGAGTTCGCTGCGCTTTACCACCGCCGCTGGCGCATCGA
It includes:
- a CDS encoding Arc family DNA-binding protein, yielding MAMLTVRNLPEDVHRALKVRAAQHGRSTEAEIRDILEKAAKPEGRLKLGSLLASIAREAGGLTDGEAEHFDQLRDKTPAEPMRFE
- a CDS encoding type II toxin-antitoxin system VapC family toxin, with protein sequence MILIDTNVISELWKVEPYPAVLAWIDAQAVETLYLSAITVAELRFGVATMPEGKRRSIYQDRLEREVLPAFTGRVLPFDLEASQAYAELMARAKSEGKAIGKADGYIAATAAARALTVATRDVAPFQATGLAVINPWMM
- a CDS encoding IS4 family transposase, which encodes MAKIKAALTSDEFISEHRASPKDFTRCRTLTFATLVSSLARGMTRSLQGELDDFFGRLANRAHLVRAVSKSAFSQARQKLLPSAFRALNELLLSQWEQSVTVPRWHGFRLLAGDATTLRLPTLPEVIDEFGMHGDRWGGQTPLAQVFGLMDVTSGLLVHGDLWASSTREREMLADSLAHVRADDLLLLDRGFPSYWLFAWLIEHQRHFCMRVRDGVAGMAQFAAFFQSRATEAVIQVEMPAAAVRKAAAQGFAIRERRFPVRLIRVCLPSGQEEFLVTSLLDKAAFPASEFAALYHRRWRIEECFKVLKCRLAVEHFSGELPISIRQDFLAKVWLGNLVATFAYLAHAALPPEKQGRFSPNPTYAITAVRAILPRLLLRLAHPDRALRDLLLLIAKTLEWRQPGRSFPRTRQLVKPARHRAYKPI